From Pieris rapae chromosome 3, ilPieRapa1.1, whole genome shotgun sequence, a single genomic window includes:
- the LOC111002627 gene encoding juvenile hormone esterase, with amino-acid sequence MHYFKKPWSIMFLFITFAKCGANNDVKLNLKQGTLSGLRKQTFLNDKIYYSFTGIPFANPPLGALRLQPPQSHEGWEGILKAHEEKPTCFQVSFRIRNNEPPGFSGSEDCLYLNVYSPDIESSVPVVVFDYNDNFKTGFNGSQTYSPDFFIEEGVIVVNINHRLGIFGYLTTEDDVIPPNAGLQDFILGLEWIQDNIKAFGGDPKRVTVMGNRGGAVIANILLHSDKAKNLFSSVILQSGTAMESIYFDNNPKEKAFKIGELLNITTDDSKILLEKLQLVDANTLLSLEGNVFDDRVMNDLQLSIDTFSPTIDKNTKNAVIATLPENANIVNDVPVLVGFNSREGLDLVSPYLMEPRMVNDIRNTLFIFPIRVDFHFDRNSSIFHNALSEALHFYLKDGYLHYTNILDYAVYVGDLFQNYALHTTAKKLSRDLKSEVYYYLFDYRGALNENSEYISRFLRFSMEHWGATITDELCYLLLCTRIKKTYNQYKKLPSEQPEFKVLKKMVRMWTNFAKYGNPTPIGNDDILKDTKWLPMDKKGDSNYLHISKTLKMKKNPLGKRSEFWDAFLNKYRELTKDGTAVNEEIHHFEL; translated from the exons atgcattattttaaaaaaccttggagcataatgtttttgtttataacgTTCGCAAAATGTGGTGCAAATAACGATGTAAAATTGAACTTAAAACAGGGTACGTTATCAGGATTAAGAAAACAAACGTTTttgaatgataaaatatattattcgttTACGGGAATACCTTTTGCCAATCCGCCGCTTGGTGCTTTGAGGCTTCAG cCACCTCAGTCTCATGAAGGTTGGGAAGGCATACTAAAGGCCCACGAGGAAAAACCAACATGTTTCCAAGTCAGCTTTagaataagaaataatgaGCCACCTGGATTCTCCGGCTCTGAGGATTGCCTTTACTTAAATGTCTACTCTCCCGATATAGAAAGTTCTGTTCCTGTAGTCGTTTTCGATTACAATGATAATTTCAAAACGGGCTTTAATGGATCACAGACATATTCACCAGACTTTTTCATTGAAGAGGGAGTAATAGTCGTCAATATTAACCATCGGCTGGGTATTTTTGGTTATTTAACCACAGAAGATGATGTTATACCACCTAATGCAGGATTACAAGACTTCATTTTAGGTCTAGAGTGGATTCAAGATAATATCAAGGCATTTGGAGGTGACCCAAAACGAGTTACCGTTATGGGAAATCGTGGCGGTGCAGTAATAGCTAATATCTTACTACATTCAGATAAGGccaaaaatctattttcttCCGTTATATTACAGAGTGGAACAGCAATggaatctatttattttgataataatccTAAAGAGAAAGCATTTAAAATTGGAGAATTACTCAATATTACGACAGACGATTCTAAAATCCTTTTAGAAAAACTGCAATTAGTAGATGCTAATACTTTACTCTCTTTGGAAGGAAACGTTTTCGATGACAGAGTCATGAATGATCTGCAGTTAAGCATTGACACTTTTTCACCAACTATTGataaaaacactaaaaacGCTGTGATTGCAACTTTACCTGAAAACGCTAATATAGTTAATGATGTTCCTGTGTTAGTAGGATTTAACTCACGAGAAGGACTCGATTTAGTGTCGCCTTACCTAATGGAACCAAGGATGGTTAATGATATTAgaaacactttatttatattcccaATAAGGGTCGATTTCCATTTCGATCGCAATAGTAGTATATTTCATAACGCACTGAGTGAAGCCCTACATTTCTATTTGAAAGATGGATATTTGCATTACactaatattttagattacGCTGTGTATGTGGGCGATCTATTTCAGAATTATGCTTTGCATACAACTGCAAAGAAATTATCTAGAGATCTGAAATCCGAAGTCTACTATTACTTATTTGATTATAGAGGAgcattaaatgaaaatagcGAATACATATCTAGATTTTTAAGATTCAGCATGGAGCACTGGGGCGCAACAATTACTGATGAACTTTGTTATTTACTTTTGTGCACACGAATTAAGAAGACGTAcaatcaatacaaaaaattgcCCAGTGAGCAGCCTGAATTTAAAGTGTTGAAGAAAATGGTCAGGATGTGGACAAATTTTGCGAAATACgg aaatccTACACCTATTGGAAATGAtgacattttaaaagataCAAAATGGCTACCGATGGATAAAAAAGGTGATTCGAATTACCTCCATATATCGAAAACGTTAAAAATGAAGAAGAATCCTTTGGGTAAACGATCCGAATTTTGGGACgcattcttaaataaatacagggAATTGACAAAAGATGGTACGGCTGTAAACGAAGAAATACACCATTTTGAATTGTAA